GCAGTGTTTCAAAGCAGCAGTAACAGGGCTGCCTCTTGATTTGATTTAACCATATAGTCAAGGAATTTTAGAGTCACTTTGCAGATATTTGTTTATCCATGAAAAGTTACTAAGATCTGGCTTGATATATGTGCCTGATGTCTTGTACCAACCAAGAATTCTATCTGAGTCTGTAAAAATGAAGGTTATGAACAATCTCCCTGGATACCTCTTTCCTACAAAGCAGAAACATCAGCAAATCCCATCTGCTGAGTGGGAACTTTGGGGGGAAAGCTCTTATTGTACCTGCATTGAATGAATCATGTCTTTGGTGAAACGATAAGGATACAAGATATTATGAATTTTCACAGCCAGATTCTCAGCCTGACTGCTGGTCACATCAACAGCAATCTGTAAAAACAGAATTACATGGATAATTTATAGGATTAAACAGTCAAGGGAGGATAtggcaacaaaaaaacccaaataaccAGTTTTTAAGTAAAACCATTCTGGAAATAGCTCTCTCTGTATTTTGATAAACTGAGCTATCTAACAAGATCAGTGCTAGCCAAAGACACCATCTGGTAATTCCTCCACTTTCATCCCTGCATACTTTCCCATCTGGATATTACATGCTAACTTCAATCCATTTAGCTAATTTCAAGAACCGATCAGAAAATCTGAAGTTAATTATCAGGCTACGCAGGCTCTCAATGGATTGTGTTCTAAATGATGTATTATCCGAAATGACTCAGAGCACCTGTTAGTGTAAGAACTGAACAGAACTGCTCCTTTTCAGAAACTCACCAGCAGGTGGTTTGCTACTCCATCTCTATTGTTTGCAGGTGGAAATGGTTACACACATATGTTTACACTCACACAACATGATGATTAAAGATAATGCTACCTCGTGACAACAAAGGAAGTCTTTCCAAAAGCTCCAACATTGTTCCCCTCTCACATGCTATAATCTTGCCAGGCTATAAAAACAACCAcagtaaaatacagttttaagacCCATTGCATCCCACAGAAGAAAGATgggttgtttttctctttccacaAAGAGGACAGACACTACCTTACAATTTTGCCATcagataacattttattttaagatgaCTATTTCTGCAGAGGGAAAGACAGCTTACAATAACGTTTTGCTTTCCAAACAACATAAGACATAAGATTAGCCAGATACTTCTTTCTCTGAATTTGAAAGAATCCACAAAAATTACTTACTTATAAGCAATCTATAAAAAGCTATATCTGCCAAATCTAGAGTCTGATATTTAGCTGAATAAATTATATGCAATAGTTCCAATATTTGCAATTTTGGTCCCCATGTCAGAAAATAACAGAAGGATAAAATGACTCCTATTTTAGCATTAGATTCAAGATAATACTCACCTCTGGGCAGCGAACAAAAACAGGATTATCCCATTCTGAAAGCAGTGACTGGCGAGACTTCCCTTCAGCATCTAGAAAAGAACATATAGATAATAAAGGGACTAGCACCATCCAGAATGTGTTTCAATAGAAGGTAAAGGATGTTTTCTTTCCAACACTTTGGGTACCTCTACCTCACACTGATTTTATTCTATttgtttttccttagaaaaaggaagaatgaaagataaATAATGGAGCATGAGACTGGGCTTCTCTATTGACTGTTTTAACTAGAACTCTGGGCAGCTTTCTGACTCCTAAGTGCGCTGCACCACAATTCAACAGGCCCTGGAAatgaaggggggagaaaaaataaataaataaaagggaccTGTTTAGCTACCCACTCCCTCTGGACAAAGCCACATACCAAAAAGGTGATTTCATCCTTTccaacacaaaaaaaattgttaggATCGAAGCTATTTTTTCCATTCCAAGGTTGGAATGAGTACAAAGAAGGGAGTAGGTAATTATTCTTTAAACTACTGACATAATTCAACAAAGAACTGGGTATTTCATCCTGTAAATAAGTACCCCCTAACCTGCCTTCAACcctaaaagatttttctttccagttccaGGTTTGAGATGACTCACACAGTCCCATTGTTAAGAGACCTTGAGTAATCCTGGGTTCCTGTTGGGACATCTGGGAGAATTCTTTGATTTGTTCTTACCACAGTACACTGTGTCCTGGAAAGCTGGCCCTACCTCTCAGGTCCTGGCTTGCTACAGTCCTCTCTTTCCGAGGTCTAGGAAGGAAGGGTAGCACAATCTCACTTCTAAAGGGATGGCACCTGCACTGAACCCCTAAACACAATATAATTTTACTGCTGCAGATGTAATAGCATGCAAAATTACAAAAAGCTATACAATTATTATTATATTCTGATAAATGAATGTGTGCTTAGCCCTGTACAAATCAGAGAATCCTGCAGAATTTGCAATCTAACAATGAGAAATAACAGTACATACATAAAATGCTGAGAATAACCAGAAAGACTTGCACCAGGAAATgccttttaatatatattaatatatctaTCTAGCAACATTTCTAAGGTGACTGGAATAACCCCGGTGGCTTGACCAAAGCAGGCTATTTTAAGGAAGGATTTAAATGAGGcctaaaaaaaagaatataaaaagagGCACCTTCATAAATATAGCCACACTCCAGGCATATGTAACAAAGACCAAACACAGGCAAGGTATGCTTACATTGTGTACTTTATATGAAGTGTTACAAAGTAATTTATAAAGAGACGTGTTTATAAACGCCAGGAAAGGTATTTTAGTGTCTTGCGTTACAACTGGGTGTTCAGTGGAGTTTTCAAAAGAAACTCAATGTCTAATtcccatttatttatttggatCCTCAAGGAACGGATGCACCTATTTAAAATTGGCTCTCAGTGAATAAACATTTCCAGTTAAGATTATAATGAGTCTCACAAGCAAGTCAGACCTACTGAAtacttgaaaggaaaaactgCACAGATTACAAAGATGTTGAGGAAAAATAGTATTGAGGATGTCATGCATGAAGTTCCTCCTTCTCAGTCAGTAGTGAGTAGGTACAATGATCAGCATAGTAACTTAATCCAAATGCTCAATATTTCAACAAACAAAATACTCTTGTCCCTAGATATATCTGTTTGCTAAAGATTCCATAAAACTTTTAGATGTTGTCCAGGACAAATAAAAATTTGAGTAATTATATTCTGTTTCCTTACTTTCTTCTGAAAGCAAGTATAAGATTatcaagcatttctttttctaaattctgTCTACATTTGCTATTAAAGAATTCTCCCTTTACCTACAAATAAGATTGTATTGCAGAGGCAGGTGAAGGGGTTCTTGTTAGTCAGTCATGTTCATAAAGAAACTAGGAATCCTTTCAGACAGGAGATGAAGAGTATGGTTGAGGGAGCTGGTACAGTGCCTTtcacacagagagaaaaaagaaagagataaaggaaataaaagcaaagactATATACTAATAGGTGTTCTTATATATCTGAAGATAAACAATATTTAGAACAAGGCATAGGCTAAtgcagaatttttgtttgtttgttttactctgTTTCATCTTTGGCAAATGTAAAGACCACATTGTGGCTGACAAATTCACACTCCCAGGCTATGGAAGGAATGACCTTCCACTCATATGAGACAGATGAACAAACACTGTTCAGTGTTGCTTAAAGAGAGCAGGAGAGGTCCAGAAACTAGAGCGTGGTTTTCTTTCTCACTGACTGCAGTTAGACTACTGGATGCTGAGTTACTGGAGCTAAGCACTGAGCAACTTACACAGATACTAAGCAATGAATACCTTCAGGATAGCTGACATTACTGTGACTTCTGCAAGACTGTCCTTCTTAAAAATAGGCCGCTACTTTAATCATCAGAACTATCTCCAGAATTTGTGCAAGCAAAAGTGTTACTGCCAAAGGAAAGAGAAGGTATACAGTAAAGTTTGTCAGGTATCAAAACACTCCTGCATTCCCTATTTTCAAGAATGCCAAAACTGTCAGTCTATCATCACCCATGTCAATATTTAGTAGAGTAATCAGGAACTTGTAAAATAGAAAACTCCAAGTCACTGAGACCACATGAGATATCACAGTTAGCCTAACAACATGTTCCAACCAAACCAGAAATGATTTAATGATATTACAAACCTGCATTGTTTTCAAGGTTATTAAGAAAAGTGCCTGAGATTTCCAACACAGTGGTAAACATTTCACCCTTCATTTGGTACAATTCAGACTTCTATTCTTTGTGAAATAATAATGAATTAATAAAGTTCCTTTCTACTAAGAAATTAAGGGTGTGCATTCAGGAAAAGTGGCAGAGTGATAAAGCCAAGGAAAACCAGCTGTGTGCTGATAAGCTCAGTATGAAAAAGTTCTATGAGATCCTATGGCCTGTCTATAGACCCCTGGCTGTTAGCTTCAATCCAGTATAGAGCAATGATGGTTCTACCCCAATGGACTGCTAAGATGCAAATCCTTTTGAGAATCCTTTCAAGAAGCTCTGAAGTGGCAGTCTGGCATAGGAAATTAACTCATCATCCAATTATCACAAAACCCAGCCACAGACTCTCTTACTAAATAGCCTTCACTGTTGGAGACTATTAAGACTATTCTCTTCCCAAGTAAAAAGACAAGATGGCCCAATGTGATTTGTGCTAAGTTGTGGCAAACTGAAGAATTCCACCTAAATTACACTTTGACAGAACTTTTATAGATATTGCCATGGAAAGATATTATTCCACAAGTTCACAGAAGCATCCATCATCTACCTACATGAACACAGTTCCAGTATTTTATACAGGTAATGAAAAAAGACTAATTTCCCTGCTTCTTGTTTCAGGGAGAATCCTTGCTCAGAACATACACTACTCATAAAGTTAAGATTTTCTTGTCCAATAGCCAGTGAGAATTTAGAGCCAGCAGAGATATTATTAATATGATTCTTCTGACAAGTAACATTTTTTATGAAGGCTGAAAAAAGACCAAGATCTTTAATATGGGACTAACAGTAATAACATATACTTGGAAACCTGACCATTTAGgacaaaaggttaaaaaaaaaaaaagggtatccTTACTTTGATGTCTCTCATTTTATATATGACAATTATATATAATTGTGAACATAGTAAATGCCAtgatgctcagaaaaaaaacaggcagttGTCTGTCAGTTGATACAGTGTTGACATTTCTTttcaatgtttaattaaaaattatcttTTAGTATCTTAAATGTTaatgttttactgtttttatatTGACTCCAACACTTTTCTGTTTTCCATACAGCTATTACATTTAAGGCAGTGGGTATTCCACATGAACTGTCAGGCACTGAAGGCAAGATCTTTTATTCAACTAGCAAAATGCAAACTGTTTTCCTCATCCCTTctttacaacaacaaaaaacatcccCTTACCATTCTCTGAGACAACATTCACAGCCATTGTTGTTATATCTTTAGTGCAGGCAGCTTGAAATTCTTCAGTAGGAGGAGCATTGTAAGTGCTCAGTCCAGTTGTTTTATTGATGTATATTGTCTTACCTGATGAAACATCAAAATCTTGCAGCCAGTCAGAAAAACATGAATCATTCCTGGGATCACCTGTACTTGTGTCATCTGCAGAGAATTCCAAGCAACTTAGAAAGGTCATACGGGGAACCTCAGCAGCCTTCAAAGTTTGTTTTGAGGATTCACCTAACATACTCTTATCTTTACAGATGACATTAGAACAATCTTTTTTACCAGGTAATGATAAAACACTGCTTGAGGAGATTGTGCACTCCCCTTCAGTGCTGCTGAGTTGTGACTGGTTCACAGTATTTTCCATGGACTCTGCTCTTGTACTGTCCAACTGCCAGGGAGTATCCTCCttagaaaatctgaaataatttctTGTCATTTTTTCCATGGTGGTTTTATACATCTGACAACCATTACACAAAAAATCATTATTTGAAGATTCAAGATTGAATGAGTTGTTATCTCTTCTACTTGAATCTGTTTGGAATTGTTCACCAGGTTGTTCTACTTCTCTGTGGTCACTTTTCATTCTGGACAGTTTAGACGCTAATGATCCCAGAGATCTTGCACTACTCACATTTTTTTTAGAAACCTGAGAGTAATCAGTCAATGTGAAAGGACTCTTACTCTGACAAAGCACTTGTCTGTCCAGTAATGTTTCTTTGCTGCTGAATATAGTCTCTTCCAAAGAACCAAGAACTTGGCTACTATTATTAGAATCTGTATATTCCAAAGCTGGAGTTTCACAAATGCTCAGGTTACCATGATTGTCATTCTGACTCTTTGAAAAGTCAACATTAGCTTGTGAATTAAAATACGTGAGACCACATTCATGCTCCTCTGGCAATGGTGTTGGTAATGTACACTTGACTCTCCCATAATATCTCCTGAACTTTTCTAATGAACCGAGCTGCATGGACAAGCTCAGCTTCTTAGAGGGCTGAAATCTTGGTTCAGCTATTTGTTTTCCAGTGCTTTTCATAATTTTATTCTGAGGAATACCAGAAGATGTTGCCAATGTCAATTCTCTGACATTCGATGTCACGTAATGCCTTTTGCCAGCTGCAGTAGGCATGGCTATCTCCTCGCTCACCTGATTTGGCAAAGTTTTGTTCTCCAGACGCTTATTTCCATCAGCCATGCAGATTTCTCTGTTGTAGGGAAGGGTATATTCTTTATTTATACTACTGGAAATATCCTTCACATTTAAAGAATGAATTGGAAAATTCACTTTGTCTCCAAAAATATCCTTGGCACTGACAGGACCAGGTCTAGAGTGTGCATTTATTTGTTCACATTCATGTGGAGGTTCATTTTGCATAACATGTGTTATAAGGCCTGTAGAACACAATTTTAATGGTATTGAACTAACAGCCCCTCTGCCACCACCATTTGTCATTTCAGTTGTTTCCCTATTTCCTTTCCTTGCATTACACATTCCCACCAATGAACTTCCAGTGACAATTTCAAGTCCTACTGCTGTTTCAGTAGGGTCTTCTAGTCTCTCAGACTGCCACTCTGTAAAATCATTATTTAAGATATGTACGGTATTGCTTTTCTGCACTACGTTGTCTTGCTGGCTTCCCACACCTTTCACATAATTCTCTGCACAATGCTGCAGGTCATCACAatggtctgtttcttttttttctgatctggCCCCTTCACTGAGAGAGGAGTAGATATTTTCTGAAGATTTGAGATCAGTATCAAACACCTTTTGGGAATTGTTAGTGTCTTTTGGCTCCTGTTCTGAGATATCTGATATACTGAAATCAGAAGCTGTGATACCTTTGTTGGGCAGTAGCATCTCTGCTTCATTGTTCCTACATGTGTCAGTTGGTTCAGTCATCATTTGATCTGGGGAGATTTCAGTTTCCTCTAGATTTCCATTTGACTCGAAAGGACTGGAAGACTTTTTTCCACTCACTGATTTCCTTTTGACATCTTTGGATTGAAAGTTACATATTTCATAGGAATCCACAATTTCATCACAGGCTTTCTTAAAGCTGTCTTGGATGCTCTTCTCCTCAGAGACTGAAGGTTTCAGAACTGGGACACTATACAAACAAAAGTCATTATCTTCATTAAATTCTCTGATGTCTTCACTACATGGTTCAATAAATAAATGTTCtcgttttaaaaatattttcactccTTCCTCAATGCAAGTTAGAAGAACATCCCAGTTATGGAACTCAATGAGAGTTTTTGCAGGGTCTAGACACACATCATAGTCACTGTACTGACATATCACATTGAGAACAAAGATTCCATGCAACTCTGGGC
This is a stretch of genomic DNA from Apteryx mantelli isolate bAptMan1 chromosome 4, bAptMan1.hap1, whole genome shotgun sequence. It encodes these proteins:
- the MLH3 gene encoding DNA mismatch repair protein Mlh3 isoform X1; the encoded protein is MIKSLVEDVRARLRSGVTISSLGQCVEELVLNSIDAKATCVAIRVDLEAFKIQVVDNGSGMGREDLNKMGKRYFTSKCSSVEDLENLKFYGFRGEAVASIANMASVVEVSSKTNRTAKTFVKLFHNGQALEVCEAELSRPSGGTTVTVCNLFHQLPVRRKCMDPVLEFERVRQKVEAISLMHPSVSLSLRNDASCSMVLQLPKTRDVYSRFCQIYGLGRSQKLREISHKSGGFELSGYISSEGHYNKNMQFLYVNRRLVLKTRLHKLIDFLLRKESVICKAKSVPASRQTSSSPGHHRCGPELHGIFVLNVICQYSDYDVCLDPAKTLIEFHNWDVLLTCIEEGVKIFLKREHLFIEPCSEDIREFNEDNDFCLYSVPVLKPSVSEEKSIQDSFKKACDEIVDSYEICNFQSKDVKRKSVSGKKSSSPFESNGNLEETEISPDQMMTEPTDTCRNNEAEMLLPNKGITASDFSISDISEQEPKDTNNSQKVFDTDLKSSENIYSSLSEGARSEKKETDHCDDLQHCAENYVKGVGSQQDNVVQKSNTVHILNNDFTEWQSERLEDPTETAVGLEIVTGSSLVGMCNARKGNRETTEMTNGGGRGAVSSIPLKLCSTGLITHVMQNEPPHECEQINAHSRPGPVSAKDIFGDKVNFPIHSLNVKDISSSINKEYTLPYNREICMADGNKRLENKTLPNQVSEEIAMPTAAGKRHYVTSNVRELTLATSSGIPQNKIMKSTGKQIAEPRFQPSKKLSLSMQLGSLEKFRRYYGRVKCTLPTPLPEEHECGLTYFNSQANVDFSKSQNDNHGNLSICETPALEYTDSNNSSQVLGSLEETIFSSKETLLDRQVLCQSKSPFTLTDYSQVSKKNVSSARSLGSLASKLSRMKSDHREVEQPGEQFQTDSSRRDNNSFNLESSNNDFLCNGCQMYKTTMEKMTRNYFRFSKEDTPWQLDSTRAESMENTVNQSQLSSTEGECTISSSSVLSLPGKKDCSNVICKDKSMLGESSKQTLKAAEVPRMTFLSCLEFSADDTSTGDPRNDSCFSDWLQDFDVSSGKTIYINKTTGLSTYNAPPTEEFQAACTKDITTMAVNVVSENDAEGKSRQSLLSEWDNPVFVRCPEIAVDVTSSQAENLAVKIHNILYPYRFTKDMIHSMQVLQQVDNKFIACLINTRNEMDKKAGGNLLVLVDQHAAHERIRLEQLIADSYEKEAAACGKKKLLSSSISPPLEIEVTEEQRRFLRCCHKNLEDLGLELSFPETNSSLILVGKVPLCFIEREANELRRKRQPVAKSIVQEFIQEQVELVQTTGGARGTLPLTFLKVLASQACHGAIKFNDSLTSEESCQLIEALSSCQLPFQCAHGRPSMMPLADTDHLQQEKQPKPNLARLRKMAQAWHLFGKKKEPNQTSENCKLQPPKVLIRSRFSS
- the MLH3 gene encoding DNA mismatch repair protein Mlh3 isoform X2: MIKSLVEDVRARLRSGVTISSLGQCVEELVLNSIDAKATCVAIRVDLEAFKIQVVDNGSGMGREDLNKMGKRYFTSKCSSVEDLENLKFYGFRGEAVASIANMASVVEVSSKTNRTAKTFVKLFHNGQALEVCEAELSRPSGGTTVTVCNLFHQLPVRRKCMDPVLEFERVRQKVEAISLMHPSVSLSLRNDASCSMVLQLPKTRDVYSRFCQIYGLGRSQKLREISHKSGGFELSGYISSEGHYNKNMQFLYVNRRLVLKTRLHKLIDFLLRKESVICKAKSVPASRQTSSSPGHHRCGPELHGIFVLNVICQYSDYDVCLDPAKTLIEFHNWDVLLTCIEEGVKIFLKREHLFIEPCSEDIREFNEDNDFCLYSVPVLKPSVSEEKSIQDSFKKACDEIVDSYEICNFQSKDVKRKSVSGKKSSSPFESNGNLEETEISPDQMMTEPTDTCRNNEAEMLLPNKGITASDFSISDISEQEPKDTNNSQKVFDTDLKSSENIYSSLSEGARSEKKETDHCDDLQHCAENYVKGVGSQQDNVVQKSNTVHILNNDFTEWQSERLEDPTETAVGLEIVTGSSLVGMCNARKGNRETTEMTNGGGRGAVSSIPLKLCSTGLITHVMQNEPPHECEQINAHSRPGPVSAKDIFGDKVNFPIHSLNVKDISSSINKEYTLPYNREICMADGNKRLENKTLPNQVSEEIAMPTAAGKRHYVTSNVRELTLATSSGIPQNKIMKSTGKQIAEPRFQPSKKLSLSMQLGSLEKFRRYYGRVKCTLPTPLPEEHECGLTYFNSQANVDFSKSQNDNHGNLSICETPALEYTDSNNSSQVLGSLEETIFSSKETLLDRQVLCQSKSPFTLTDYSQVSKKNVSSARSLGSLASKLSRMKSDHREVEQPGEQFQTDSSRRDNNSFNLESSNNDFLCNGCQMYKTTMEKMTRNYFRFSKEDTPWQLDSTRAESMENTVNQSQLSSTEGECTISSSSVLSLPGKKDCSNVICKDKSMLGESSKQTLKAAEVPRMTFLSCLEFSADDTSTGDPRNDSCFSDWLQDFDVSSGKTIYINKTTGLSTYNAPPTEEFQAACTKDITTMAVNVVSENDAEGKSRQSLLSEWDNPVFVRCPEIAVDVTSSQAENLAVKIHNILYPYRFTKDMIHSMQVLQQVDNKFIACLINTRNEMDKKAGGNLLVLVDQHAAHERIRLEQLIADSYEKEAAACGKKKLLSSSISPPLEIEVTEEQRRFLRCCHKNLEDLGLELSFPETNSSLILVGKVPLCFIEREANELRRKRQPVAKSIVQEFIQEQVEELLSLMTV